The Girardinichthys multiradiatus isolate DD_20200921_A chromosome 21, DD_fGirMul_XY1, whole genome shotgun sequence genomic sequence ATATATTTACGGAATTGTGGCTCAAACCTTTCAGTTTGGTTCCTTGAGACCATAAAACGTTCTCCAAAAAGGTTTGGGGAGATGTTAGCCAGGACcggatgttttctttggaagaaaaggGTGCAGTCTTTTAACCCTACTTCTTAGCCCGGACATATAGACAATACAGCAGATTGCTGTCACATGTACAGTTGAACACAACCAGTACTTGTTTGAAACTCCTGCAGCTCCATCAGTGTTGCTGTCAGTCTCTTGGGAGCCCCCTGACCAGTTTCTGTCCTCTCCTTTCATCAATTCTGGAGAAATGTCCTGGTTTTTATTGCAGTGTTGCAATACATAATACTCcgctgactgatacctttgcaCAGTTAATTAATTTTGCCCCTTTGTAAGATGTTTGgaaatgatttatcatggtTTCAAATTCTTAACTCTCAAAATCCTGGAACTCTAACAGGGGGAAACTACCTATGAGAGCTGCTGTATTTGATAAATGTAGAAAttatcactttgtgttttgCGATCTGAGCTTGTGTTTTCGGTGTTGTGGCAACTGGTTCGTTCATTACTACATGTGGTTTTATCTGCTGTGAGAGCAgaaaaaatagtaaaataaaccACAGAGACTCAAAACTCTTTTCATAGGTAAAGGATAATTACTGTTTATAATAATTATGGCTTttctaaatatgtaaaaatgtgtCTTGGACAACAACTATTCCGAGGGAGATTTTAGCTGCATCCTGAGCTCATACCGTCCTCCCAGAACCTCAGCGGTCACAAGCGGAACCATCTCAGGGGATTTAACCTGTTTTGCAGTTATCCCCAAATGACTCGAGCTTCCTCTGGGAGAAAATACCTTAATGCACTCCGCAGGAGATGAGTAAATTATTTCATCTCTACTTGTATATGAATTTGGTTTTAATCATTGCACAGCATCCACATTCCCAGCTGGGATGGCTCACAGGGGAGGGGACTCTCACCTGAACCAATTACTCAGTGGCCAGCTGCTGCAGCAGAAGCAGGGAAATGCTTTTAATTATGCACAGGTGAGACTCACAGAAGCAACAAAGTAGTTGACACACTATTATTGACGTAGGTGCTCCCAGCAGGTCAGCGTTAACCTGCCGTAGGGGCTCTGTCAATTTAAATGAGGTACAAACACCAATTTGTCCATGCAATTCCAGAGTACAAGAAAGTCTATACAGATAAATCATATTTGGATGTTCTTCCAGAACACAGATTGTGTTGTATGATTGTGTAAAAATTTTAAGCTGTTTCCTTATGCTTTCCTTCGAAGGCATGAGACCTTCTCGGTCTAGATCTGTTGttctggactggactgaaaataagagaaatagcagccaaagtccagagCAAAACCATGAAACTTTTTCAGCAAACctgaaaaaatatattgcaGAGGTTTTTGTTactcttgaacttttttttaagtcttcTCAATTAGATCCAGGTCTGGGCTTAAACTGTTCTAGTTTCCAGGATTTATAGCCTCCTCTCAATTGTTCTTTTTCTCAGTTTGACTGTTAGAGGTGAGGAAGAAACCATACAGGGACCAACGTTCGAGCAGCGGCCAGAGGAAAACTCTACTTGTGAAGAAAGGTAACTCTCAAttagcccccccccccctcctctAAAAAGACTTTCACAAACCCAAACCATTATTGCAAATTGaaatcttcatttatttctcagCCCAAAACCCACGTTGGACGACGCACACTCCTGGGCGATGTCTTTTGAGAAGCTGATGAAAAGTGCAGCTGGGCGAAGCTGCTTCAGGCAGTTCCTGAGGACGGAGTTCAGCGAAGAGAACATGATGTTCTGGCTCACCTGCGAAGAGCTGAAAAAAGAGACGAATAAGACTGTGGTGGAAGAGAAAGTCCGCCAAATATACGAGGATTTTATCTCAATTCTTTCCCCAAAAGAGGTGAGACATAGACGACAAGTCGACTTAATCAGGGGTGTCAATCTGGCTACATTTTGAGCAAAGTTCATTAGGAAGTATGCAGTGGACACCAATTGATTGATCTAATAAGTGAATAATGTTATTATTTGATTCGGTCCCGAGATTAATCTGTCCTCTACCttgctgtttttattgtaaaataccTGTAATATGGATATTCTTGTAATATTTGATATTCTTCTGTTctattttggatcctttttgtGATTAGTCAGTAGAACAACACAATTCACTCTGGGCCTCTTCTTAGCTAGACATAGAAATCTATTATAAGATCAAACGGATTGAAGAATATCTTATAGCCTGAAGAAATTAGTGCCACAAAACACTGGAAAGGATATAGGTACCGTAATGATTTTCTTAAAACAGCATCAGATCCTCCATCACTGCTCGGGTCCTGCCAAATACAATAACTGGATCTGAGAGATGTCAGAATAAAGAATGAGTTGAGTGAGACTAGTATGCACTCAGGGGTGAAGCTAGatggaaaaatgtaatttcatttatatatatcaGAAATGTCCTTGtgatgtgaaaaacataaaatgtacagATACATTTCTAACTACAGCTTTTGATTTAACATCAAATTGAGCCTTTATCTTCTTTTTATGATCTCTTTCAGTTGTGGTACACGAACCAGACCAGAACTTTTGGTGAACCAACAGATCCCAACCACAATGTGCATTAACGATTGCAATTTAGATAAAATTCCTGTAATTGTTTTTGTAAACGGAGCAGATATGTCTTTTTAACAACAACTCAATTTAACATGTGTATGTGGGCCCCTTGTGGGCTTGGTTCAAGTCAGAAGTGAGGCTTAAAACTGGCTTCTTGTGTTGGGATCCACTTGGGTTGATTAACTACTACCTATATAATAAAAAGCAGTTGGGCAGCCTACGTGGATCTTAAATCATTGTGTAGAAAATTTCCATAACACCTCTACGATCCCACATTGTACCCAGAGTTGGTTGTAATGTATCTAACACATATGGtcagtgctgtgaaaaggtattttaattttcacagtatttataattgttttttggtAAAGAGCAAAAtccatggttccatcaattctGGCAAGTTGACCAGGTCCTTAAGcaggcccagaccatcacactaccagcACCATCTTTAACTGTAGTTATGATGTTCTTTTACTGAAATGCTATTAATATATAATGACACACAGGATATTTTACCAAACATCTTGGGCatcattaagatgtttttaataaatatgagATCAGCCTTTGTGTTCATattgtcagcagtggttttcaccttGAAATCTCCCATCGATGAAATTTTTTGTCCAGTCCCCTTCTTATTGTCCAATCATAAAAACTGACCATAACCGAGGCAGGTGAGGCCTGCAGGGTTTTAAAGGTTGATCTAGTTTCCGttctgacctcctggatgatgCGCTCAGTCACTTCTGGGAAGTTTCACCACTGTTccgtgttttctccatttgtggataacgGCTCTCACTGAGGTTTGCTGGATTCCTAAAGCCTTAGAAACGCTTTGTCACCCTTTCCAGAGTGTTGGATGTCACCAGCTTTacttctcatctgttcttgaacatttttacaacaggtcataatgtgttgcttttgagatcttttagcttaCTTCATGCTGTTTTACAGGTTCATTTTCAGTAATTTCCTGGTTTCAGGTCAGTAGGTATGGGTGTGGCTAGTGAACTTGAACCAAATAAATGTGGGTAATCACAGTTCATTTAATAAAAGGTGAGGGGATTgtattttcacatagggccaggttggctTGTAAAGGTTTTTTAACCTaataaatcatttgaaaaaGGCTTTTTGAATTTACTGACATATTGTTCAGTTCAGCATCACTCCCTtcacttccttcctcttcctccaccCTACAGGTCAGCTTGGACTCCCGTGTTCGAGAGGTCATAAACCGCAACATGCTGGAGCCGACCTCGTGCACGTTTGACGACGCTCAGCAGCAGATCTACACGCTGATGCAGAGAGACTCGTACCCTCGCTACATAAACTCGTCTGCGTACACAGATCTGCTGAAGAGCTTGGAGGAGCCTCCCCTCGAGCCATAAACTCCCTGCACTGCCACACTGTTAGCTTTTCAGAGCATGCAtcccccaaacacacacatacttaaAGAAAAGCAGGAGCTTTTGTGTAAAAAGTCAGACCTGCTATTTAGAGAAAGACAGGAAAATGAACACAGCTGAAAGCCAGTCTTTATCCAGCTGGTAACTGCTGTTTATTTCCGCATGATTAGTGAATCTCCAAATCCTTCAGAGCAACCAAGAACAAAAGATAGGTTCAGCATCTCTTACTGTATTTGTTCAGAAAACATATCtatatttttatacatatatatatatatatatatataaatatattcccTAGCGCTTGACATTGCACTTTTCTACCTTATTTAAAGTGGGAAAGCATGTATCTTTGAGcactgcatttgtatttaggtaTATTGTGAGCCTTAATGCATATCCAGTTCTTGTAGAAACTTGTaggttttgtttaaatgtaccATAGGAAGAAAGGAAAGTGCCTTGGAACAACATCTTCTACACAAGCACCTTTTAGTCCGACGTCAACGGTGCGACAATGACTTCACATGTTGGTGCTTTCAGCTCTCCtcgaaagatgaaaaaaaaaaaaaacggttttTACATCTAGACGAGCTGATACCCAGAAATCGATCTTGTCTGTGTGTTTCAATACTGTGATATTAATCATGTTTAATTTCAACAGAACAGGGAAAAATCTGCTGAATACATGACCATGAACACTGATATATTTAtgtatgattttaaaaaaaagggaatTTGTGTGAAATAGCTATTTGAATTCtcatgaattaaataaagcaCAATTATATGTTCTTGCTGTCATTTGACATGAGCATTACCCAAATGATCAGTGATTTCTTTATTACGTTGTCTACAATTTGCACGTCTTAAACAGctcaaaaaactttaaatgcatGCATTATGTGCTACATGTGCTGCAAATTTCATTTTATGGTGACAGTTTTAATCCGAACGTTAAAACTTGAACACAACTGGTCATACAGTCAACTCAGCGCTTTATACTGGAGCtgcattcacccagtcacacaccaaCACGCAGATCAATGGGCAACTTGGGGTTAATCTTGGGGCATGTAGTAAAAAGGAacctggaatcgaacccacacctttcagattgcaagacaaGTAACCTACCCACAGATCCAGTCAACCCAATAAAGTGGTCCATCATAGCCCACAGATTGAAGCAAGTTTTGGAGTGGATATTAGCTTCTGGAATGACCTTCCCAAAGCCTCGCTCTCAACCATGTTGAAAATTTGCAATACTAGGTTTAAAAGTCGAGTCTGATAAGAGGGGTATACTATGTGGCCACATTTATCCAATAAGGTTAGAAAAAGCATGTAGTCATGTTGCAACTTCCTaattgactttttttaaatatcagcaGAGATGCTTATAAATCATTGAGTCTTTATCCCAGACATGGTCCCaaagcataaagaaaatccactaGAAATTCAAACATGCGCacccagttcttgtttttaaacttcattgaagttgtttattttcatttttcaccCTAGAGACAGATCAATTCAAACAAATCATCAAAAGTCCAAAGTTAATGAGATTCTCTCCCATGATGAGTACATGTAAGCTTATAACCTTAGCTGGGTGCTAGGGCCACTGCATTTCATATGTAAATTTAAGCtacattatattaaaaatatgatGATGTGAGCAAATGCTCAAAATGCAGAAGCTGGAAGCAACCTAAACAAGCAGAGATGGACCAATCAAATCAGCCAATTGTTCCCTTGATTGGCAAGTCGAACtactgaaaaatctgattttctcccaattcattaaatgcatcaagaCTAAAGATTCCTCCAATTGTGGATGGATTATTTCACTGTTTTCTCCAAATAGATTTGCCTATGATAAGTATCATACCTTTTGCCTAAATCATCTCCTCATGATGCTAGCCACCTCTTGTAAAATTGTCTAAATCCTTAGTTGAGGAGGTCACGCAGTTCCATGCCTGTTGTATAATGGCCGATGTCAAGAGTGTGACTTAGTTTTACAGGCTTTTCAAAATGGCGACCGCCTCaggaaaaaactaaatctaCTCAGCCACTAAAGCCATTTCCATGATTCAGGGCTCATCCCCTATTGGTACGTGATACAGATTACCACAAATAGGATAGGCATTAAATATGGTATagatatttagtattttaattcTGTCTTTCAGTCAGCATTTTTGTCTACAAAGTAGCTACATTCATGAAGTTAGCATTTAACAAAGAGTGCAAGAgctccagaaccagaacctgtaACAAGTAATCGTTTTTTGTCAACTTGTGTAAACTTTTAATTTTCCACATTATATGATCTAATTGAGAAAGCCATGTAGCTTAATAAAAAGGACCCTAAGAAATGGCTATGCCAATACTCatttgttattcattttttgagtgaaattgttaataaatttcacagaatatatatatagtgtgagaaatgttttgtttcctgAAAATCTTGAACAAATGACTTAGGCCATTATTTTAGGAAGGTAACAAAATGGTCCTTAAAGCACAGTTTGTCATTAAGAAGTAAAGGTCCAGGTTAAAACTGATCTAGAAGGACCAAAAAAGTTGTGAAGTTgctactttttattttgtaatgagTTCACATTTACCTGTGCATCATTGGTCACCAACTAAAAAAAGAAGCAATACATTATTTGGTAGTGtgacaaatcaaagaaaaatggcaTAATCTCAAtgcaaaaatgcatttttaaattcagttttttaatcTTTCAGATATAGGAATAAGGAGTAATGTCAAGAAAATGTGAGACATTTAAATACCCAAGTTCTGTTTTCAACACCTAGAGACTtggaaaatgacaaaatctaaTACTATACGTCTCCAGACTGTGCAGGAACCCTGTTGTAATTTCTGCATTTTCTGTTCGATTCATAAATACTTTCTCTGTCAAAGAACATGCAATATTGCAACATTCCGCTTTTCTTATTAACAGTcctaagaagaaaaaataatgaattatAAAATCGGAATGGGCACATCAGACCTCAAAATCATAAATCGGTATCATCCAGGAAATGCCTGATCTCTAGAAATCACtagaaacatttttagaaacaaGGCCATTTTCCTAAAGAAACTCCTGTAAATGAAGGGATATTTTGCtcataaataaacttttgaattacaaaagcttttttttttttttaaaacaggtcATTTATTGTAAGAGTGTGAGTAATACACTCAAAGTTTAGCCCTGATTATTATAATACACATGGTTCCAGCAAAATGGCTTGCCTCAGTGGCAACATGCTTAACAATCAAGCAGCTAAAGTTCCTCTACTGTAACACTGGGTTGAATTTGTGGCTCCAGAGCAGATGCAGCCCTGTCTCAGTCAGGCTAACAGAAACCCCCAGATCTCTCTGGGTCTATGGAGTAGCAGCACAGATTTACTGTCAGGGGGAGTCCCTGGTCTTAAAGTCCACCAAATCTCACAGAGGAGTCAAGGCCAAAGGACTCGGACAGCACTGAGTAGGTGAGTGGGGGCACTCTTTGTTCACTCGTCACTGATGGCGGGAAGCTGCTTCTCTAGGAACCGCTTGACGTCGATCATTTCCTGCAGAGGTACAAAAGGGTGCAGATTATAACCCCAACTGAATGAGAGCTGCTGTTACTCAGAAAGGACTGACTGCACACTGACCTCTGGACAGGCACTGTGAGGTAAGCCCCGGTACGATTTAAAGGTGATGTTAGCTGGGTTGATGAGGCTTTTCATCTTCTCTGCCGTCTGGGCACCGAATATAAACGGGACGAGGGGGTCGGCATCCCCGTGGCACTGCAGGACATGCATGTCCTTGTTAGTACTGTTGGCAGCCGCCTGAGAATAGAAGAGATTAAGATTGTTCCTTTGATCCGATTATGACAGATTATGAGCAGGGATGGAATATCTCTACAGTATAGTTTCATTAAAGGGACGgttggggaaaaaaatgcattacGTGTGCATTTTGgacaaatgtaataaaaataaaaaaaacattttgtttgctgGACTCATTTTTACTAAACCCCGATGTTGCATTTAAATGAACCTTAAAATGTGGaggtgctgtttgttttctaccTGAGGGAAGGATTTACGGAGGGGAAGCCAACAGCTCAGAGCGACCACACCGGCGACCTTCTGCTGAGTTGTCAGAGCCGTGTACAGAGACAAAGCTCCACCCTGTGAAAAACAAACCCGCaaataaatgaatggatggatggatggatattttaGATAATGTGATGGGGAAAAATGTCAAGAAGTACAAATGTTGTTCTCCATATTTATCCTGAAAATTTATCCTGACTTAATTACAATTCCATACCATTTCAGTAAATTTTAAGCTTCTAAATCAAAAAGGGATCattttatttgatcatttaatcatttttattttaagagtaTCTCACTGTTTAATAATGTATCAAACACGTTATTAAACAGTGGAATAATAGCAATAAATGCATCAATCAGTCGGTCGATTTTTCCTTTATCTACCCTGACAATTCGATTTTGTTTCAAGGTAGAGGCTCCCAATTCACAACAAGCATCATCTCACAGAACCTTACAGGACAAGCAGGTCCAGTTCACATCTAGCTCAGGCTAAATTCAGTTCGGATCAATATAGTTCATGGTAATAAAGTCCAATTTTAAAGGTCAGAGACACATGCTTTCATGCATATTTAACGGTATAATCTGTTCCCTTTCTGTTTCATTCAGAATTTATACATGTATTAAACAGgttcaatatgttttaattttactgtcaATGTTTGTTGAGATTACACAGATGAGTTTGTAAATATTACAGTCCTTAGAGGGACAATTGGAATCAGCAGGTCTAAAAATTGGTCAGATTTATCAGTGTGGGCTGGTAAAAGCTAGATCCGTGCGTCGCTTTAAAGAACCCACCTTAAAGAACTCTGTAACAGAGATCTCTGTATATATGAAAAAGAGATATTTTAGGATACATATACGACGATCACATATCTGATAAAAATCAGTTAAATAACACAAAATCTCCAAGCATGGCAGCCCTACCTGTGAAAATCCCCCCAGGATAATTCTGTGTGAAGGTATCCCATTCTTCACTTCTTGATCTATCAAAGCTTTAACTGCACAATGAAacggaagaaaaaaacaaccaaattatCATCAGAAACATGGGTGCAAAGTTTTTAAACTATTACATAAACGTACTGTTCTCTGATGCTCTCTTGATGCCAGCCTCATCTTCATCTGCGTCTGGACTCAGCCCGTAGATATCAAACCTATAAATAGTAGAATAAGCATCAGAATCACTATAAAATAGGGATGCACCAATATGAAAATTTGGGCTCAGAGCGAGTGATATGGCTGATAGCAGATATTCACTGATATTATATACATAATACATGTTTCCCTGTCCATTCGAcagcatgaaaaaaacaatcacactgctgacattgcttctctgcaaCAGTTAAACACCCCTAAGCTGCATCATTATCACTGTCAAATACCCAAAgaaataccacatggccaagCCTCTCCCCTCCCCAAACACATACGGCAACAAGATGGAACATCGGTTATTAACATGGGCCCAGTTTTACCTATGAGAATGATACCAATATGTTATAAAATGGCTAACATCAGCCGATACCAATTTTAAAGCTGGTATATTGTGCTTCCCGACGACAATAGAGTCAATGATAGCAACTCTGTGTGTGCATAGAGGTGCATCGAGAAATCAGCTGGCGACAGGAATTGAAAAATTTTGCACTCCCCTGATCAGTGCTTGAGTAAGCGGAAATTAAAAGTACAATATGCTGGATATGGAAATCTTTTGGAAATCCTATGGCCAAGCTAAGAATGTACTTACTCTTTAGGGAATACACACAGAGATTGCGGTTTTAGTAAAGCTAACCCTTCTAAATCACTAATACAAGATGTAAAGGAGAggttaaaatgtcaactctgcaattattttgtttgaaaTATTAATGAAATTCTGTTAAATGGCGGAGCTGTGTAACACCGACTGCTCTATCTCACACAAAAGCTGCGTCAGGTGGTCCTGATATAAACAGTTAATGATTGATCACAACAGAAATTGTTCTTAATGCTCCCGTTCAGttacaattaaataataaatctgaCACAGAGAAAATGAAAGCTTTATCCTCTCAAATACTTagatgttattttaaaattgtaCACATCTATATTTTGAGGTGTacgaaaaagaataaaatgatgGTAGTGAGTTATAATCTATGTTGTAAAGGAGCTGTGATtctttttaattggatt encodes the following:
- the lypla1 gene encoding acyl-protein thioesterase 1 codes for the protein MCGNNMSAPLPAIVPAARKATAAVIFLHGLGDTGHGWAEAFAGIRIPHVKYICPHAPTRPVSLNMRMSMPSWFDIYGLSPDADEDEAGIKRASENIKALIDQEVKNGIPSHRIILGGFSQGGALSLYTALTTQQKVAGVVALSCWLPLRKSFPQAAANSTNKDMHVLQCHGDADPLVPFIFGAQTAEKMKSLINPANITFKSYRGLPHSACPEEMIDVKRFLEKQLPAISDE
- the LOC124858292 gene encoding regulator of G-protein signaling 20, giving the protein MRKRQMQVHQEAAASVLQARHKMGNNPTNASNACCFCWCCCCSCSCLTVRGEEETIQGPTFEQRPEENSTCEESPKPTLDDAHSWAMSFEKLMKSAAGRSCFRQFLRTEFSEENMMFWLTCEELKKETNKTVVEEKVRQIYEDFISILSPKEVSLDSRVREVINRNMLEPTSCTFDDAQQQIYTLMQRDSYPRYINSSAYTDLLKSLEEPPLEP